A genomic window from Mesosutterella faecium includes:
- a CDS encoding FAD-binding protein, with the protein MPLTFVTALVGFLLTVLVGSLVSQNSYMGGDVAWMPIRGSTCITGENITLTEPFNPMYVNMDQFHGGPIHGPTRANPSIMVNYGILVKQDGTRFIDEVNTYVYVAKAMPKLIPNNWAFIIIDDQVTNISTVQDRINRYQRNHAPIYTGNTIAELARNAHIPEATLVKVVDQYNAAIKAGKGSTLTPPNTLKGARLLVKPPFRAFPFQGGMTATFGGPKISLKGEVLNTEGRPIPGLYAAGNAIGGLLYNDYIGGSQLCAAIIWGRESACSAAARAKKA; encoded by the coding sequence ATGCCGCTCACTTTCGTGACGGCACTGGTTGGTTTCTTATTGACGGTTCTGGTTGGATCCTTAGTGTCGCAAAACAGCTATATGGGCGGGGACGTCGCCTGGATGCCGATCCGCGGATCGACCTGCATCACGGGCGAGAACATCACGCTCACCGAGCCTTTCAACCCCATGTATGTCAATATGGATCAGTTCCACGGCGGTCCGATTCACGGCCCGACGCGCGCCAATCCGTCCATCATGGTTAATTACGGCATTCTGGTCAAACAGGACGGCACGCGCTTCATCGACGAGGTCAACACCTACGTGTATGTCGCCAAGGCCATGCCGAAGCTCATACCGAACAACTGGGCCTTCATCATCATTGACGACCAGGTGACGAACATTTCGACGGTCCAGGACCGCATCAACCGCTATCAGAGAAACCACGCCCCGATCTACACCGGGAACACGATCGCCGAACTCGCGAGAAACGCTCACATTCCGGAAGCGACTCTGGTGAAAGTGGTGGATCAGTACAACGCCGCCATCAAGGCCGGAAAGGGCAGCACGCTCACTCCTCCCAATACGCTCAAAGGCGCGCGGCTGCTGGTCAAGCCTCCGTTCCGCGCTTTCCCGTTCCAGGGCGGAATGACGGCCACTTTCGGCGGCCCGAAGATTTCCCTCAAAGGCGAAGTGCTCAACACTGAAGGCAGGCCGATTCCGGGCCTTTATGCGGCAGGCAACGCGATCGGCGGCCTCCTTTACAACGACTACATCGGCGGCTCCCAGCTCTGCGCGGCGATCATCTGGGGGCGCGAGTCCGCCTGCAGCGCCGCTGCCCGGGCCAAAAAAGCCTGA